A genome region from Lolium rigidum isolate FL_2022 unplaced genomic scaffold, APGP_CSIRO_Lrig_0.1 contig_28054_1, whole genome shotgun sequence includes the following:
- the LOC124680764 gene encoding putative RING-H2 finger protein ATL69 has protein sequence MGPDVAFHLEITAVVAMVLLIIAVAVIASGGGACDEGPSNGDAAVGTVHAAGDVESALGGAMLMTYKQAATGKEKEEEEDERCAICQSEYAEPGELVRVVPACGHFFHAECGVDGWLRAQRTCPLCRGGLWPPPPPKMIRPPTSLPRMTRPECPPMPPPRRTSR, from the coding sequence ATGGGCCCGGACGTCGCGTTCCATCTGGAGATCACCGCGGTGGTCGCGATGGTACTGCTCATCATCGCCGTGGCCGTAATCGCCTCGGGAGGCGGCGCCTGCGACGAAGGACCTAGCAACGGCGATGCAGCAGTCGGCACCGTGCACGCCGCAGGCGACGTTGAGAGCGCCCTCGGTGGCGCGATGCTCATGACGTACAAGCAAGCGGCCACCGGCAAGGagaaagaagaggaggaagacgagcggTGCGCCATCTGCCAGTCGGAGTACGCCGAACCCGGCGAGCTGGTGCGGGTGGTGCCAGCGTGCGGGCACTTCTTCCACGCCGAGTGCGGCGTCGATGGTTGGCTCCGGGCGCAACGGACTTGCCCGCTATGCCGCGGAGggctctggccgccgccgccgccgaaaatGATACGGCCGCCAACGTCGCTGCCGAGGATGACACGGCCGGAGTgcccgccgatgccgccgccgcggaggacgTCTCGTTGA